TGTGCTCCGTAGACGCGATTGATTCTCCCACGGAGCCTGCCAAATATACACCACATCGCTTGGTTTGGATTTTGTGGGGCCCCAGGGTGTATCCCACCTATCAATGGCCAACGCGTACTCAAGTCAGACACATCAACAACAGGTTACTGGGAGAGGCCACAACCATCTTCGTCAATGCTTCATGCATTTTCGGCATCACAAACACCAGGCCTTCTCATTTCGATTTGCATTATTTCCCTGTGTTTATTTCAGTTCTACGAAGTGCAGTAGCTTACAGCTCCATGGCACTTTCGCATTCACATTCAACCAAGATCCTGTCAGGTTCGGAAAGCTTGTGAGCAATGGCAGCTACAATCAAGCCTATAGAAGGACGAAGTGTGAGCAGTTCTGAACCCACGCCGAGGGATCTATCatcctctcctttttttgccttgccttcccttttatttttttctctttttcttcttttcggGAGGTCCAACGACGTGAGACTGACTTTTACTCATCGCTCACATCTTTAGATCCATCTGATACAGTCTGGTCAGGTCATTGTAGACCTATGCTCTGTCGTGAAGGAGCTAGTAGAGAACAGCATTGATGCTGGTGCCACCATTATAGGTATGCATATTGTTATATGGCGGCCACCCGCACTTCTAAGGGGATTCATCCTTGGTCATGTAGCCCCAATACAGTACGAAAATATACGACGACGCTATGCTGACCAAACAATCTCGAAACTTCAGATGTGCGCTTCAAAAATCAAGGCCTGGACTTGGTTGAAGTACAAGACAATGGCTCGGGCATCTGCCCTGCCAACTATCCTTCCATTGCCTTGAAGCACCATACTTCGAAACTATCGTCATACTCCGATATCGCGTCCTTGAGGACTTTCGGATTCCGAGGAGAAGCTCTGGCATCTTTATGTGCTCTATCGTCTGTAACCATCACCACTTGCCTTGAATCTGAGGTTCCGAGGGGCTGCAAACTTGGCTTCGAAATCTCGGGCAAACTCGCAAGCACAACAATGGTGGCATCCCAGAGAGGAACTACTGTATCGGTTGAAAAGTTGTTCCATAATTTGCCAGTGCGTCGCCGGGAGCTAGAGCGCAATATAAAAAGAGAATGGCATAAGGTCATTGCCTTGCTTAATCAATATGCTTGCGTCCAGACCAATCTCAAATTCTCTGTATCACAGCAGCCTACCAAGGGAAAGCGCATCATCCTATTTTCCACCAAGAGTAACCCCACCACTCGCGAAAATATAATCAATATATTCGGCTCCAAAGCAATGTCTACCCTGGTTTCTCTGGATCTGCTGCTGGAAATGCATCCATCAAATGTCGGTCCGGACTTACGGACTGATCAAGAGTCCAAGCAAGTGCGCATCCTGGGCCATGTTTCGCGTCCAGTTCATGGAGACGGCAGGCAAGCCCCAGATCGGCAAATGTTTTTTGTAAATGGAAGACCATGTGGGCTGCCACAATTTGCTAAGACATTCAACGAAGTTTATAAGGCTTACAACATCTCTCAGTCGCCATTCATATTCGCCGATGTTCAGCTCGATACAAAAATGTATGATGTGAATGTCAGTCCTGACAAACGGAgcattcttcttcatgaTCAAAGCTTGTTGCTCGATCGTCTTCGTTCATCTTTGATCAGATTGTTCGACAGTCATGACTATCAACTACCTACGACTCAGGTCCTCATTACAGAGACCCCGAGTTGTCCAGCTTCCGTCGATGCTAATAGGCGGTCAATACCTTTGATTAGAGAAAATCCGCCTTATACTTCCGAATCTGAGCTCTCCGCGACTTCACATGGTGAACCAGATGGGGGGTCTCCATCTAACACTGGCTTTGTTAAAGGGAAGTCATCGCAATTGGCAATGCGGGAGGAGAAGATTGCCTCAGGAGGAAGGGAAGGGGCCAAAATCGCACCAGAATCTCTCACAAAGTGGTTTGGGTGTGATGCAAACCGACCACCGATTTCAAACTCTGCTAGCCAAAATACGCATGTCAAACAGAACCGGCCTAGCTTGAGTTTATTTGCCTCGAGTCGGACGATAGCTTTAACCGACTCAGATACAGAACAGACCCCACAAAGCCAATCCTTGAGGCGCGTGGATCCTATCGCTGATACGGCACCAAGGAATACAACAGTGGTAGACCACGGAACCAATTCCCACAAGCCTAGTGAAGCCGTATCGGATTCGAGAAGTCCAACGGCGTTCTCTTGGAATGCCATCTCTAGTGGGCCATCAACGTCTTTAGTTCAAACAATTGGACATGGTGATACTGTACTGCTtatccagaagaagaaaccacaCAAGGGAGCGGTACCGCAAACTTCAGAGAACTCGCACTCTTCTCATCTTCCCAATTCAGGGCACACTGGAAAAGTTTGCAGTTTCAGCGAATTTCAAGAGAGAAACGCTCAGCATAGCTGTTCGGGTTGTTCATCTGACCCGGAAAGTACTGGAGATACTATCCTTGACGACAAGCTTTCTTCCTCTAATACGAAGGCAGAGCTATCGGAAGCATCGACTCTTCATCCCAAGGGAATGGCAAAAGATAATACGGAGAACTTAGGGGGCGCCAGATGTGTGACGCCACATTCTAACCAACCACAaattgaagaagacgagcacATTGACCGATCCATATCTGACTCAAACGATGAAGATAATGTCGCTCAAGGAGATACCAACGGAAGGCCTCATGCGAATAGTTCGGCAGCTCGTAGAACCAGAGCTCTGGGAGACGGACTACGCAAGAAGTTTGGAACAGCTCAACACTCACAGATAATACGAGCAACTGAAGCCACACTAGCGTCCCTCTCCAGCTCATGGTTGGCCTACTCAGTCCGAAACATTTCAGGTCCAGTTGAGGAGAGGGTAGCAGACATCACTGCATCTGACGCCGAATCAAAGCTCCCCCTTATTATAGCAAAAGATGACTTCTCGGAGATGAGAGTGGTCGGTCAATTTAATTTAGGGTTCATCATCGCAGTGCGTCCCAAATCACACCGGCATACATGCCATGAGGCTAATGACGCGGATGAGCTCTTTATAATAGATCAACATGCTTCGGACGAAAAATTCAACTTTGAACGACTACAATTGAATACTGTTATTCAGTCACAGCGACTTGTCTACCCCAAAGCACTCCAGCTGACGGCCCTGGAGGAAGAAATTGTTCTTGGGAATCTATCAGCCTTAGAAGCCAATGGTTTCAAAATCCAGGTGGATTCCACAGGAGGCTCGCCGGTTGGGGCGCGTTGCCAGCTCTTGGCATTACCCTTGAGCCGTGAAGTGGCCTTTACACTTAACGATTTGGAGGAACTGATCACATTGCTTGCTGAGGAGTCATCTGGTTCACGGCACATCCCCAGGCCGTCGAGAGTGCGTAAAATGTTCGCAATGAGGGCATGTCGGAGCAGTATCATGATCGGTAAACCCTTGACTACAAGCCAAATGTACTCGCTGGTAAGGCACATGGGTGAACTAGATAAGCCGTGGAATTGCCCGCATGGGCGGCCGACAATGCGTCATCTTTGCTCTCTGCTGGCCTGGGACAAGGCAAAGTGGGTGGCCGATTTGCATGGTAATTCTACAACAGAATCATGGCTCGCATACAGTATGGATAATTGACTGGCAGCGGGCTCCATTCAGTGTCCCACCCAAGTAACAAAGTAACGATCGtattcaaaaaaaaaaaaaaaaaaaaaactaaatgCGCAATTCCCAATAccaccagcctacgccacATGTCCATCCCTCAAGCATCATCCCGGCCTTGCAGTGTAAGTTCTTGTGTGCGTACGCCATATAATTTCCAAGATAAGGGTTCGTGTTGCAATGAGCTCCTACTCCTTTTGACCTCTGTGGAGCTTTCTAGTTCTGTGCCTCCAGCTTACCGAAATCCTCGACCTTCTTCGGTTACTTTGCCGCTCACATTACGCCTTCCTGACATCCCACCGCTGTACCTTAATCCATAGTCAACCCCAGAAGACAACTTTCGGTCACTTCCGATAAAGATTGgtggggttgaacttctcAACTGGCCATACGGCTTGGAGTAAAACCCGTCATCTAGCTGAATGGAGCTGTCTCGTTGGCGTTTCCACGGCCTTCCCACTTCGGGTTCTCGGTCCGTGATGTCTTGGCTATTGTTTACCTTCCTCAAATTGCTACTTACTTCTGAGAGCAATGTAAAGTCCTCGCGTGGATAGTTGTCACGGTCCTGATTCGATCTTGTGGCCATGAAATTATTGCTCTTATGCAGAGCTGTTGGATGTGACGCAAGTGGGTTTGGATGTGTTTCAGGAGAGACCAATGCTTCTGGACTGTTATATGTCACATCGTTTTTATCGTCATGGTCTGATTCTGCTGAATCGGCTTCATGGAATGCCGGAACCAATGCAGCATATGATTTGCCGTCCCGAACTGCGCGACTAGAAGTTGGCACGATAGTGACACTGCAATTGCGCTGGTCGGTTCTCGGAATAAAAAAATCAGTCGGCATCCAACTTTCACTGGATTTTCCACGTCGGCCCTTATTTTGATGATTGCTACTCGCTGAACCCATTCTTAGTGATTGGGCATCTGAAGCAGGAATGGAGGAATAGCGGCCAAGCTGCGATGGTCGTGGCGCTGAACATTGTTTTTCAGAAGATGAATAAGGCGAATTTCGCGGATGGTTGCCGGGAGCAAGTTGATACATCCTGTTTGGAAGATCGGCCTGTGAGCCCCTACTCGAGATAGAGTAGCTGGAACCCGCTCTTGTATGAAGAAATGGCACAGCAGCTGGCCGTTGATTCCCACACGACTCTGAAGCCGCCCCGTCCGGTAAGCTTATTGTGGTAGAAAGCCTGTTTCCTCCCTCTAGGCTGCTTCCGGTCGTGATGGAGGACTTGCTCCTTTTATGGAATGGCCTCGCGGTCAGATGATCCTCGAGCGGGTTCATATCCGGCGGCATTAGGCTAATTCTACGGAACATCATTCCAAGCCACAAAGAGATCAAGAGTGATATGAAATGCAAGCCTCCTGCTCCAATCGTCATGTAGTACACTGCGGGCACAAAGTACTTCATGATCTCTTGGTCACTGAGCCTAGTGGCCCAAGTTTGCGCGTTTTTGTGGGTGGAAAACGCCCCGAATGCATACAAAGATATGAATACCAGATCGGAGGTGGCAGCAAAGACGTGATAGGCAGCTGAGGAGCCTGGGGTACGACCAGAGGCGTTCCGAGATAGGTGATATATCGCGTATGAACACTGAGCGATGGCGACACCGGGCTAAAATTCCTGTCAATTCCATTCTATTTCCAATATCCTGTTGCATACGACGTACCGAAATTCTCATAATCCACCCTGTGGCCTCGTCAATGTTTGTAATGAGAATGAGTAGGACGAGGGAACCAATGGCTGCATTAATTTCCAAAACACGAATCAAAAACTGAACATTCCGTAATCCCTTGATCCATTTCTTCATTCGCTGTCCAAGTGGCAAGTATGGATTATTTCGGTGTGAAACGACCATATGGGCACTGGCATGTATTAGCAGGGTGACAAGAGACTTATCCCATCTGTTCATCATTCTGCATGAGATTGATCAGTACATACTCAGGGTGTCGGTCGAATGAGATGAGAGGGCCTGTTGGAGGTGGTTTCCTAGGCTTTGGCTCCCAGCTGGCCCGCGTCACAGCCTTAGGATCAAAAGTGGTTGCGGGAAACCTCGCGTCATTTCGCCATGCGGCGTTATACATGAATGGCTGCGAGCCACCCATAGTGTCGAGCCCGATTTGCCAATGAAAGTAGTAATGAACCTAAAACCAGATCCTTTCTACTATGGACACTCACAGTGGCATGAACGAAACGTGTTGTTGGAATGCGGGAGCACAAGGACAATGGGAGATGTCTTTCGTTGAGGCTACCTGTAGCATTATCTTTCCAAAACGGTACATCTGGGTGTGATTGGAACTCCCGCAAGGCCAGCTTGGTTGGCACAGCAACATCGggctagtagtactagtacggagtactccgtacatagtCCCAAATCGCTGACGGCCTTCGACCCACCGGTGAGCAACCTACCGCTCGGGCCACCAGCCATCATTCGGTATAGACTCAGAAATTCAGAACCTCTTCAAATACACCGCTGTGGCACTTATTTGGTTGGCTTTCGATTATCGTTCGCTCTTTTGCTACCCTCCCCATCTTTTTTCCCTCATTCCGTCTTTTCTGTTCTCTTCTTTATTCTTTCCTTTGACTCTGTCAGTTTGATCGATCTTCTCCGAGGACAATGTTCTGTCGCTCATGCCGGCCGTTACTATGCTCGTTGCCATTGAGGACTTTTTCCACAGCAGCCGCAAGTTCGAGCCGGCCGTCTGAGGCACCTTTTCgcatggccgtcgtgggaTCTGGCCCCGCTGGCTTCTATACGGCTTACAGGGTCATGACAAAACTCCCAGATGCTCATGTTGATATGTACGAGGCGCTGCCGGTTCCGTTTGGTCTGGTTCGCCATGGTGTTGCTCCTGATCATCCTGAGGTAAAGGTATGGCTGCGTCTCTGGGAATATTTGTCTTTCTTCGAGCCACATAAGTAACTCGTACGTAGAACTGTCAAGAAAAGTTCGAGGATGTTGCATCATCCCCGAGGTTCAGGTTCATAGGGAATGTCTCTGTGGGTCTTTGCAGCCGCGCTAAAGAGCAAGGAATGGTGAGATTAAGATCGTTGATGCAGCACTATGATGCCGTACTACTGGCGTATGGAGCGTCAGAAGATAAAAGACTTGATATTCCCGGGGAGTCGACTTTAAATGGCATATATTCAGCACGCCAGTTTGTGGGCTGGTACAATGGCCTGCCGGAATGTTCCAGTCTCGATCCTGCACTTGTAAATGCGCAAGAGGCTGTCATCATTGGTCAGGGCAATGTTGCTCTCGATGTGGCTAGGATTCTATTGGAAGATATAAATGTCCTTAGAAACACCGATATCACCGAGCATGCTCTTGCAATCTTGTCTCGAAGTAGGATAAAAAGAGTACACGTTGTCGGCAGAAGGGGACCAGTGCAGGTTGGTTTGAATCGCATTTGTTCCATTCACGACAAGATTGCTAATACACTACGGCTCCCGCTAGGCCGCTTTTACTATAAAGGAAGTTCGTGAGCTCATGAAATTGGCTAGCGTGGCATTTCACCCTGTCGATCGATCTTTGATACCGGTTGATCTGAAATCGCTGCCACGAGCATCCAAGCGTTTGATGGAGGTCATCCTGAAAGGATCAGAAGCTCTCGTGGAGAGTGCACCTAAATCATGGTCTCTTGACAACTGCCTGGCTCCTAGTCGTTTTTTGGGAGGCATTCAATCTCCAGAGGACGTAGCAGGCACCGAGTTCAACGTCATGAAATTAACTGACGCATTTAACCCTTTGTCTAAGACAATGGCAACAGGCCAGACATTACAACTGCCCTCTGATGTCGTCTTTCGGTCGGTGGGATATAAGTCTGTTGCCCTCCCTGAGTTTGCTGCCATGGGAATTCAGTTCGATGAGTCTCGAGGTGTAGTCAATAACGACGGTCTCGGTCGGGCAACACAGGTGTTGGCCATTGACCAGCAGACTTCCACCTGCCAACAAGTTCCTGGTGTGTATTGTGCAGGGTGGGTCAAAAGGGGTCCGACTGGGGTTATTGCTTCAACCATGCAGGATGCCTTCATCACTGCAGAGGCGATAGTACAGGATTGGATTTCCGGTGCAGAGTTTCTAAGACCAAAGGGTGATACACCTGCACAGGGCTGGAATGGCGTACGGCAAGACGAGGGTTCCCATACAGAACGCTCAGTGTCGTGGGACCAGTGGTTGCAAATAGACAGAGCCGAAAAACAGGGCGGCAAGGAGCTTGGAAAGGAACGGGAAAAGTTTACAAACACCCGAGACATGCTCGCTGTAATTCAGTGACGACTGCGCTGATATATAAACTTGTAACAATAGGTTTCATGATTATACCTCACTTTACTTCTTCAGCTACTCTTCAACTTCTCTGTCAGTTCCGGCACTTTCTCAAATAGATCACCGACCAGGCCAACATCTGCAACCTGAAATATGGGGGCGTCGGCGTCTTTGTTGATTGCAGCAATTACCTTGCTGTCTTTCATACCAGCCAAGTGCTGAATTGCGCCAGAGATTCCAACAGCCATGTACAGCTCCGGAGCTACAACCTTGCCCGTCTGGCCGACCTGAAGACTGTTCTCCGCATACCCACTATCAACGGCCGCACGAGATGCACCAACCGCAGCACCGAGTGCATCAGCGAGAGGTAACATGACTCTGTCGAAATCGTCCTTAGACTTAAGGCCACGACCACCAGAGACTACCTTTGAAGCCGTGCCCAAATCTGGTCTGTCTGACTTTGCCAAATCTTCCGACACCCATTCTGCCGAAGTATCAGCTTTGGGGTCCACGCCATCTACAACAGCAGCCGACCCCGAGCCAGGAGTCACAGCGGCGAAGGCAGTACCTCGAATGGTAATGACCTTCACAGAATCTGAAGACTCAACAGTGGCGATAGCATTTCCAGCGTATATCGGCCGCACAAAGGTCTTGTCGTTTTCGATGGCAGTGATATCGGAGATTTGCTGGCAATCTAATAAAGCTGCCACCCTCGGCAAGAGGTTCTTCCCAAAAGCAGTATGGCCCGCAACGACGTGGGTGTATTTAccctttttaatattttccACGAGCAAGGGCGCGTAAGTCTCGGGAAGGCCCTGTTCAATCATCAGTACGGACATTTATGTTACCGAATGAAGAAGACCGGAGTATTTACTTACCTTCTCGTACGCACTGCTGTCAACCTTGATAATTTGCTCCACTCCCTCAACTTTGGCAGCCTcctgggcagcagcagacaCATTGCTACCAGCAACGAAACCATGGACTGTTCCCCCTAAttgtttggcggcggcaaatgcATTCAAAGATCCTTGATTGAGTTGTCCATCGCGTTGTTCAAGAATCGCTAATGTGGACAACAGCCGGCTTCTAGTAGTTGTTCCGTGAATCGCATTCGCCGGGGACAAGAGGCCGACAACTCGTCGAGGCAAAGAGCATTTCGCGAGGGCGTACATTTTAGTAATGAAAGAAGACTACACTGCTTGTCAAACTGCGATGCAAGCTCGCAGTCCTGTCCATTAGTCCAAGTTGGGGCAGCCGGGTGGACGCGGCCCGAGCATCGGCTCAAAGCCCGCCTGAGCTATGTACTTTATGACTGAGAAAGCCACGAACACGTGACCCTCACCCGAGCTTCTCCGTCGAGCCGAAAGCGGCTCCTGTAGGTGTGCAAAATCACATGATTGATTATCACGTGATTTATTACCCAAATACGGTTAGCCGCCATTCTATTTGGTAGGTGTCCTCCGAGAGGAGGTGGAATGCTCCCGTTTGTCGTCGCGCCAAATTTTCCTCAGTACGCGGCGTCTCATCGCGGCGACATTACGTATTCCGAAATCTTCTGCATCGCGTTGATTGCCGAATATTACACGTTGATTGATTTATCCCGCGCTAAGTAGGCAGTTGCGAGTGGCGCGACGCGTTCTTTGCACCTCGCTGCTCCTTACCCTTTTAGCATTTCACATCGCGCAAGCGGTCTTCCGCTGTGGAAATATCATGGAAGATTCTACAACGTATGGGTCACCAGCCAATGGTGCATCCCCAGATGGCAACCCAATATTGGCACAACCCCCGCTACAAGCCGAAGCGATACCAGGTGATAGCCAAGGTGAGATACCACATCGAACTCCCCTTGTCCACCAAGCTAATCAGGCGACTCCAAGATGTCCCAATGTCGGAAGGCGTGACGAGCGAGGCAAACATAAAACAGGATAGCGCGACTCCTGGGCCAGGTGCCACCGCCGCTGAAGGCACTGAGGCACTACAAGCAGATGCAACGGCCAACGCTGACACGGAAATGGGTGACATGCCTGCTCCTGGTTCCAAGGGAATTACTGCTGCTGAAGGCGACGGTGCCACTGATAACCAAGAAACCAAATCGAAGGAGAACGTCGAGTCAGCGGCCCGTGAGCACCTTGTCTCTCAAACTCATGCGATTGTTCTGCCTAGCTACAGTACATGGTTCGATATGAACAGCGTTCACGATATCGAGCGGAAGGCAATGGCCGAATTTTTTAACAATCGAAACAGAAGCAAAACCCCTGCTGTTTACAAAGATTACCGCGACTTCATGATCAACACGTATCGCCTGAACCCAGTAGAGTACCTGACCGTCACCGCTTGTCGCAGAAACT
The DNA window shown above is from Metarhizium brunneum chromosome 1, complete sequence and carries:
- the pms1 gene encoding DNA mismatch repair protein, which gives rise to MAATIKPIEGRSIHLIQSGQVIVDLCSVVKELVENSIDAGATIIDVRFKNQGLDLVEVQDNGSGICPANYPSIALKHHTSKLSSYSDIASLRTFGFRGEALASLCALSSVTITTCLESEVPRGCKLGFEISGKLASTTMVASQRGTTVSVEKLFHNLPVRRRELERNIKREWHKVIALLNQYACVQTNLKFSVSQQPTKGKRIILFSTKSNPTTRENIINIFGSKAMSTLVSLDLLLEMHPSNVGPDLRTDQESKQVRILGHVSRPVHGDGRQAPDRQMFFVNGRPCGLPQFAKTFNEVYKAYNISQSPFIFADVQLDTKMYDVNVSPDKRSILLHDQSLLLDRLRSSLIRLFDSHDYQLPTTQVLITETPSCPASVDANRRSIPLIRENPPYTSESELSATSHGEPDGGSPSNTGFVKGKSSQLAMREEKIASGGREGAKIAPESLTKWFGCDANRPPISNSASQNTHVKQNRPSLSLFASSRTIALTDSDTEQTPQSQSLRRVDPIADTAPRNTTVVDHGTNSHKPSEAVSDSRSPTAFSWNAISSGPSTSLVQTIGHGDTVLLIQKKKPHKGAVPQTSENSHSSHLPNSGHTGKVCSFSEFQERNAQHSCSGCSSDPESTGDTILDDKLSSSNTKAELSEASTLHPKGMAKDNTENLGGARCVTPHSNQPQIEEDEHIDRSISDSNDEDNVAQGDTNGRPHANSSAARRTRALGDGLRKKFGTAQHSQIIRATEATLASLSSSWLAYSVRNISGPVEERVADITASDAESKLPLIIAKDDFSEMRVVGQFNLGFIIAVRPKSHRHTCHEANDADELFIIDQHASDEKFNFERLQLNTVIQSQRLVYPKALQLTALEEEIVLGNLSALEANGFKIQVDSTGGSPVGARCQLLALPLSREVAFTLNDLEELITLLAEESSGSRHIPRPSRVRKMFAMRACRSSIMIGKPLTTSQMYSLVRHMGELDKPWNCPHGRPTMRHLCSLLAWDKAKWVADLHGNSTTESWLAYSMDN